Proteins from a single region of Bogoriella caseilytica:
- a CDS encoding GAP family protein, protein MIDTLTFLAPLGGAGALDLAGPLGGTGALNLAGPLGLTGSLSVPEGGGLAGVLAILALIDSTSFGTLLIPLWLLLSPGRLRAGRVLIYLAVVAGAYLLIGLALLTALLTVGDVALNQVQSWREQPVFLLAQGALAAGLILFSLRLDPMTEAGKARKREREAARGSSGRVSRLRERAVGEGARGGLAALLALALSAVALEIATLIPYLAGIGLVAGADPGAPASAGLLLLYCAVMIAPALLLLLGRVLAHRHLEPLLRRLEGFLSKHAHGTVALVLFLLGIFLGLNALEGLDLA, encoded by the coding sequence GTGATCGACACTCTGACCTTCTTGGCGCCGCTCGGCGGGGCCGGAGCACTCGACCTGGCCGGGCCGCTCGGCGGGACCGGAGCACTCAACCTGGCCGGGCCGCTCGGCCTCACCGGCTCCCTGAGCGTGCCCGAGGGCGGCGGCCTGGCCGGCGTCCTCGCCATCCTCGCGCTCATCGACTCCACCAGCTTCGGCACCCTACTGATCCCGCTGTGGCTGCTGCTCAGCCCCGGGCGGCTGCGCGCCGGGCGGGTGCTGATCTATCTGGCCGTGGTGGCCGGGGCCTACCTGCTGATCGGGCTCGCGCTGCTCACCGCCCTGCTGACCGTGGGGGATGTGGCCCTGAACCAGGTGCAGAGCTGGCGCGAGCAGCCGGTTTTTCTGCTGGCCCAGGGCGCACTCGCCGCGGGACTGATCCTGTTCTCGCTACGCCTGGACCCGATGACCGAGGCCGGCAAGGCACGCAAACGCGAGCGCGAGGCTGCGCGCGGCAGCAGCGGCCGGGTGAGCCGGCTGCGCGAGCGCGCCGTGGGGGAGGGCGCCCGGGGCGGGCTCGCGGCCCTGCTCGCCCTGGCGCTGAGCGCCGTGGCGCTGGAGATCGCCACGCTCATCCCGTACCTGGCCGGCATCGGCCTGGTGGCCGGCGCCGACCCCGGCGCACCGGCGTCCGCAGGCCTGCTCCTGCTGTACTGCGCGGTGATGATCGCCCCGGCACTGCTGCTCCTGCTCGGGCGGGTCCTCGCACACCGGCACCTGGAACCGCTGCTGCGCAGGCTCGAAGGCTTCCTCAGCAAGCACGCCCACGGCACGGTGGCCCTCGTGCTCTTCTTGCTCGGGATCTTCCTCGGCCTGAACGCCCTGGAGGGTCTGGACCTCGCGTGA
- a CDS encoding sensor histidine kinase, whose translation MNRELRAHLHSTGYVVFAALTLLAGWYERAGFLPWESWGLEPAPWWHGLTLAAMAGALAAKVRWPTLALLCGAGVVLADLSFGLSIGVVLCLTDLIYNQVLRASPAQVRRVRVGSLTVTAALVALTAVVDAGLSPLNALLLCVGVLFVPLWWASEVRQGYPAMQDRALKERLAAEREPALVAEYERRRQGSIEAERRRMARELHDVVSAQVASIALTSGGVLHAEPESARDRKALETIRATSVEALEELRQMVRVLRGEEDGGAGELLTEVTWEQVLARGRASGLSIDVDGAPPALPPAPRAVLLRVLQESLANAAKHGDGAARVELSSGRGALTLRVASPLPADGTEGGLAATLSGGTGLAAMQERVQLVGGRLRTEEEAGRWLVEAVLPMKPGQP comes from the coding sequence ATGAACCGTGAGCTGCGCGCGCATCTGCACTCCACGGGCTACGTGGTGTTCGCGGCGCTGACGCTGCTGGCCGGCTGGTACGAGCGGGCGGGCTTCCTCCCCTGGGAGAGCTGGGGGCTGGAGCCCGCGCCGTGGTGGCATGGTCTGACACTGGCGGCGATGGCCGGGGCACTGGCCGCGAAGGTCCGCTGGCCCACGCTCGCGCTGCTCTGCGGCGCCGGCGTCGTCCTCGCAGATCTGAGCTTCGGGCTGAGCATCGGGGTGGTGCTGTGCCTGACGGATCTGATCTACAACCAGGTGCTGCGCGCCTCGCCGGCGCAGGTGCGGCGGGTGCGGGTCGGGTCACTGACGGTGACGGCGGCATTGGTGGCGCTCACGGCGGTGGTGGATGCCGGGCTCTCCCCGCTGAATGCGCTGCTGCTCTGCGTGGGCGTGCTGTTCGTGCCGCTGTGGTGGGCTTCGGAGGTGCGCCAGGGCTATCCGGCCATGCAGGACCGTGCGCTGAAGGAACGGCTGGCCGCGGAGCGGGAACCGGCACTGGTGGCCGAGTACGAGCGCCGCCGGCAGGGCTCGATCGAGGCCGAGCGGCGCCGCATGGCTCGCGAGCTGCACGACGTCGTCTCCGCGCAGGTGGCTTCGATCGCGCTGACCTCGGGCGGGGTGCTGCACGCCGAGCCGGAGTCCGCGCGGGACCGCAAGGCCCTGGAGACCATTCGCGCCACCAGCGTGGAGGCGCTGGAGGAGCTACGGCAGATGGTGCGGGTATTGCGCGGTGAGGAGGACGGCGGGGCCGGCGAGTTGCTCACTGAGGTGACCTGGGAGCAGGTACTGGCGCGCGGCCGGGCGTCCGGTCTGTCCATCGACGTCGACGGCGCGCCCCCTGCGCTGCCCCCGGCCCCGCGCGCGGTGCTGCTGCGGGTGCTGCAGGAGTCCTTGGCCAATGCGGCCAAGCACGGCGACGGCGCGGCTCGGGTGGAGCTGAGCAGCGGGCGGGGCGCGCTGACGCTGCGCGTGGCCTCCCCGCTGCCCGCGGACGGGACGGAGGGCGGGCTGGCGGCCACGCTCAGTGGCGGGACCGGGCTGGCGGCTATGCAGGAGCGAGTGCAGCTAGTGGGTGGACGGTTGCGCACCGAAGAGGAGGCAGGGCGATGGTTGGTGGAAGCGGTACTGCCGATGAAGCCGGGTCAGCCATGA
- a CDS encoding response regulator: protein MVGGSGTADEAGSAMITVVIADDHATVRSGLRLLLESAGDIAVAGEAADGAAAVTQVRALRPDVVLMDARMPGTDGIAATRQIVAESSADVLMLTTFDLDEVVFGALRAGAAGFLLKSAEPADLVEAIRRVAAGDGVVAPEVTRRVLDAFAGRGGGSADSGSGPAGRDDDGVSGGGDSGGGTSAATDRLAVLTAREREVLAALGRGLSNAQLARELVITEATVKSHVSSVLAKLHLNSRMQAAVLARECGLGS, encoded by the coding sequence ATGGTTGGTGGAAGCGGTACTGCCGATGAAGCCGGGTCAGCCATGATCACGGTGGTGATCGCCGACGATCACGCCACGGTGCGCAGCGGGCTGCGTCTGCTGCTGGAGAGCGCAGGGGACATCGCGGTGGCCGGTGAGGCCGCCGACGGCGCGGCCGCGGTGACGCAGGTGCGGGCACTACGCCCCGATGTGGTGCTGATGGACGCGCGGATGCCCGGCACGGACGGCATCGCGGCCACCCGGCAGATCGTGGCGGAGTCCAGCGCCGATGTGCTGATGCTGACCACCTTCGACCTCGACGAGGTGGTCTTCGGGGCGCTACGGGCCGGAGCTGCCGGTTTCCTGTTGAAGTCCGCCGAGCCGGCCGACCTGGTCGAAGCGATCCGGCGCGTGGCTGCCGGGGACGGCGTGGTGGCACCCGAGGTCACCCGGCGGGTGCTGGACGCCTTCGCCGGGCGGGGCGGCGGATCTGCGGACAGCGGCAGCGGACCGGCGGGCAGGGATGACGACGGCGTGAGCGGTGGCGGCGACTCCGGTGGCGGAACCTCGGCTGCCACTGACCGGCTCGCGGTGCTCACCGCGCGGGAGCGGGAGGTGCTCGCAGCACTGGGGCGCGGGCTGAGCAATGCCCAGCTGGCGCGGGAACTGGTGATCACCGAGGCCACGGTGAAGTCCCACGTCTCCAGCGTGCTGGCCAAGCTGCACCTGAACTCCCGCATGCAGGCCGCGGTGCTCGCCCGGGAGTGCGGGCTGGGGTCCTAG
- a CDS encoding CatA-like O-acetyltransferase encodes MILPEPIDLETWTRRETFDHYREQVPCTYAITVEIDVTQLLAALRRAGRKTYPAQIWAIANAVNRRGEFRMALTEVGAPATWPVVHPAFTVFNATRETFAVVWSQYDPDFVTFHERTADVLAEAASATTMFPQGELPPHVFDVSSLPWTHFTGFSLQIDGGTRHLLPIFTIGRHIDRDGRTYMPLAVQVHHASADGFHTARLVDDIRELMAAPGWVG; translated from the coding sequence ATGATCCTGCCCGAACCGATCGACCTCGAAACCTGGACTCGCCGGGAGACGTTCGACCACTACCGCGAGCAGGTGCCGTGCACCTACGCCATCACCGTCGAGATCGACGTGACGCAGCTCCTCGCGGCGCTGCGACGCGCCGGGCGCAAGACGTACCCCGCGCAGATCTGGGCGATCGCGAACGCCGTCAATCGTCGCGGTGAGTTCCGGATGGCGCTCACCGAGGTGGGCGCGCCCGCGACGTGGCCCGTCGTGCATCCAGCGTTCACCGTGTTCAACGCGACGCGCGAGACCTTCGCTGTGGTCTGGTCGCAGTACGACCCGGACTTCGTCACCTTCCACGAGCGCACTGCCGATGTCCTCGCGGAGGCGGCCTCAGCGACCACCATGTTCCCGCAGGGCGAGCTGCCGCCGCACGTGTTCGACGTCTCGAGCCTGCCGTGGACGCACTTCACCGGATTCTCGCTACAGATCGACGGCGGTACTCGGCATCTCCTGCCCATCTTCACGATCGGCCGGCATATCGACCGGGACGGGCGCACGTACATGCCGCTGGCCGTCCAGGTGCACCATGCCTCCGCCGACGGCTTCCATACCGCGCGACTCGTCGATGACATCCGCGAACTGATGGCGGCGCCGGGATGGGTGGGCTAG
- a CDS encoding Atu4866 domain-containing protein: MTSHPASAPAGRMAVRAASDPSPPVPSPAATTLITGAQVWRPAYIIREDLHLAGERLTASLTEPASEVVDAGGTYAVPLMVDTIVNQLPPQHRRSYDLLPGNLATFAVVHRPVSASQVRSMLVVSPADLLGVWVSGQLEAWQGEPTRSAGEDLADPAVRSAWTGAWRDARRDLVQHLLPDGRYSETRGGRRDAYTGRYWVHGTRITYFDDSGFWAFGELVDGVLHHAGFVMVRH; the protein is encoded by the coding sequence ATGACTTCTCACCCCGCCTCCGCTCCGGCCGGACGGATGGCCGTCCGCGCTGCCTCCGACCCCAGCCCGCCCGTTCCGTCCCCTGCCGCCACCACCCTCATCACGGGCGCGCAGGTGTGGCGACCCGCCTACATCATCCGCGAGGATCTGCACCTCGCGGGCGAACGCCTGACGGCCTCCCTCACCGAGCCGGCCTCGGAAGTAGTTGATGCCGGCGGCACCTATGCCGTACCGCTCATGGTGGACACCATCGTGAATCAGCTGCCGCCCCAGCACCGGCGCAGCTACGACCTGCTGCCCGGCAACCTCGCCACCTTTGCTGTGGTCCACCGCCCGGTGAGTGCCTCCCAGGTGCGCTCGATGCTCGTCGTCTCCCCCGCCGACCTGCTCGGGGTCTGGGTCTCGGGACAGCTCGAGGCCTGGCAGGGCGAGCCGACCCGGAGCGCCGGCGAAGACCTGGCCGATCCCGCGGTCAGATCCGCCTGGACCGGGGCCTGGCGGGACGCTCGCCGCGATCTCGTGCAGCATCTCCTGCCGGATGGCCGGTACTCCGAGACCCGCGGTGGTCGCCGGGACGCCTACACCGGCCGGTACTGGGTGCACGGCACCCGGATCACTTACTTTGACGATTCCGGCTTCTGGGCCTTCGGCGAGCTGGTTGACGGCGTGCTGCACCACGCCGGTTTCGTGATGGTCCGGCACTGA
- a CDS encoding helix-turn-helix domain-containing protein yields the protein MSNSELGAFLHARRGQVQPGDVGLPVQTSRRVPGLRREEVAMLAGVSVDYYTRLEQGRERNPSPSVLNALATALCLDADQRQHAFRLAELAPVAATPVRHAAPDALIELLEAWPHTPAMVISHQLDVLAHNALTAALYADFERVDNLARMTFLDPAATRFHLEWDRAAEATVANLRLALGHVESADSVRQLVVELCAGSAQFRRLWATHDVRGKTHDSKRFSHRDVGDLTLDYHAFEVRGSAGWQLVVYHAPAGSPSAEKLTLLASLHAAPVRDARGMPSAPPEG from the coding sequence ATGAGCAACTCAGAGCTCGGCGCGTTCCTTCATGCGCGCCGTGGCCAGGTTCAGCCCGGCGACGTCGGACTGCCGGTGCAGACCTCCCGCCGGGTGCCGGGCCTGCGGCGCGAGGAAGTCGCCATGCTGGCCGGCGTCAGTGTCGACTACTACACCCGCCTGGAACAGGGGCGTGAGCGCAACCCCTCACCGTCGGTGCTGAATGCACTTGCCACAGCGCTCTGCCTCGACGCCGATCAGCGCCAGCACGCATTCCGTCTTGCGGAGCTGGCTCCGGTGGCCGCGACTCCGGTCCGGCACGCGGCACCAGACGCCTTGATCGAGTTGCTCGAGGCCTGGCCGCACACTCCGGCGATGGTGATCAGCCACCAGCTCGACGTGCTCGCGCACAATGCCCTCACGGCCGCGCTATACGCCGACTTCGAGCGGGTCGACAATCTCGCCCGTATGACCTTCCTCGATCCGGCAGCCACCCGCTTCCATCTTGAGTGGGACCGGGCCGCGGAGGCGACTGTGGCCAACCTCCGGCTGGCGCTGGGGCATGTGGAGTCCGCAGACTCCGTGCGGCAGCTGGTGGTCGAGCTCTGCGCCGGCAGCGCACAGTTCCGGCGCCTGTGGGCCACCCACGATGTGCGCGGCAAGACTCACGACTCGAAGCGTTTCTCGCACCGCGACGTCGGTGATCTCACGCTCGACTACCACGCCTTCGAGGTCCGGGGCTCTGCCGGCTGGCAGCTGGTGGTCTACCACGCTCCTGCGGGCTCACCCAGCGCCGAGAAGCTGACCTTGCTGGCCTCACTGCACGCCGCACCTGTCCGGGACGCCCGAGGGATGCCCTCCGCGCCGCCGGAAGGTTAA
- a CDS encoding GntR family transcriptional regulator produces the protein MVRLDPHSEEPPFAQLRTQLTAQIADGTLSEGDRLPTVRRLAGDLGIAPNTVARAYRELEGDGLIVGRGRSGTFVTGPGGGQQPTAADREAAAEAARAYARAVRSLRISTGEALVIVREALRA, from the coding sequence ATGGTGCGCCTGGACCCGCACTCCGAGGAGCCTCCCTTCGCCCAGCTGCGCACCCAGCTCACCGCGCAGATCGCCGATGGCACTCTCAGCGAAGGGGACCGGCTACCCACCGTGCGCCGCCTAGCGGGGGACTTGGGTATCGCGCCGAACACCGTGGCCCGCGCATACCGCGAGCTCGAAGGCGACGGCCTGATCGTCGGCCGGGGCCGCTCGGGCACCTTCGTCACGGGCCCCGGCGGCGGTCAGCAGCCCACCGCAGCCGACCGGGAGGCCGCTGCCGAGGCGGCGCGCGCCTACGCCCGGGCCGTGCGCTCCCTGCGCATCAGCACCGGCGAGGCCCTGGTGATCGTGCGCGAGGCCCTGCGCGCCTGA
- a CDS encoding TetR/AcrR family transcriptional regulator, with the protein MPTPPDLPPPPRPGLRERKKVATMRHVQSVALGLFLERGFEAVTVEEVAERSEVSASTVYRYFGTKEGLVLHDEFDDQVLTGLTHFLHQGLTPWQAFEGALELVGEAHFVVEEEATLARIRLCLQNPSVRAAAHLMLEEMVDGLAEITAKAGHLTFPQARVLLGGIGGALFAALKNWHDAGGEGGWRRHVSEAVETVKSSVPG; encoded by the coding sequence GTGCCGACCCCTCCCGACCTGCCGCCGCCGCCCCGGCCGGGCCTGCGTGAGCGCAAGAAGGTAGCCACGATGCGTCACGTGCAGAGCGTCGCGCTGGGCCTGTTCCTCGAGCGTGGCTTCGAGGCGGTCACCGTCGAGGAGGTCGCCGAACGGTCCGAGGTCTCGGCCAGCACTGTCTACCGCTACTTCGGCACCAAAGAGGGCCTGGTCCTCCATGACGAGTTCGACGACCAGGTCCTCACCGGGCTCACCCACTTCCTGCACCAGGGGCTCACTCCGTGGCAGGCCTTCGAGGGGGCGCTCGAGCTGGTAGGTGAGGCCCACTTCGTCGTCGAAGAGGAGGCCACACTGGCCCGGATCCGGCTGTGCCTGCAGAACCCTTCGGTGCGGGCTGCGGCGCATCTGATGCTTGAGGAGATGGTCGACGGGCTGGCCGAGATCACCGCGAAGGCCGGGCACTTGACGTTCCCGCAAGCGCGGGTGCTGCTCGGCGGCATCGGCGGGGCTCTCTTCGCCGCCTTGAAGAACTGGCACGACGCCGGCGGCGAGGGTGGCTGGCGGCGGCATGTATCCGAGGCGGTCGAGACGGTCAAGAGTTCCGTGCCGGGGTAG
- a CDS encoding ABC transporter ATP-binding protein has product MSESLSDFVVRAEGLYKSFGTSHALAGLDLHVRAGEVHGFLGPNGAGKSTTIRALLGQLRLDSGTAEVFGVSPWHEPVAIHRRLAYVPGDTSLWPGLSGGECIDLLGGFQGTMNPQRRNELIERFELDPTKKARTYSKGNRQKVVLVAALSCEAELFVLDEPTSGLDPLMESIFQQVVAELSRDGRTVLLSSHILAEVEALCDRLTIIRGGRTVSSGTLAELRAGTLTSIEFISAQAPRELAQIDGVTELSHEEHAQGIRTTLFTTHAALPATVAALSTAAPRDLAVHPPSLEQLFLEHYQDPTAADGAEVPR; this is encoded by the coding sequence ATGAGCGAGTCACTTTCAGATTTTGTCGTTCGTGCCGAAGGCCTGTACAAGAGCTTCGGCACCTCCCATGCGCTGGCCGGGCTGGACCTGCACGTCCGCGCCGGGGAGGTGCACGGCTTCCTCGGCCCCAATGGGGCCGGCAAGTCGACGACGATCCGCGCCCTGCTCGGGCAGCTTCGCCTCGACTCGGGTACCGCTGAGGTGTTCGGCGTCTCCCCCTGGCACGAGCCGGTGGCCATCCATCGACGCCTCGCCTACGTGCCCGGGGACACCTCGCTGTGGCCGGGCCTGTCCGGCGGGGAGTGCATCGACCTGCTCGGCGGCTTCCAGGGGACCATGAACCCCCAGCGCCGCAATGAGCTGATCGAGCGCTTCGAGCTGGACCCCACGAAGAAAGCGCGCACCTACTCCAAGGGCAACCGCCAGAAGGTGGTGCTGGTCGCCGCTCTCTCCTGTGAGGCCGAGCTGTTCGTGCTGGATGAGCCCACTTCAGGCCTGGACCCGCTCATGGAGTCCATCTTCCAGCAGGTGGTCGCCGAGCTCAGTCGCGACGGACGAACGGTGCTGCTGAGCAGCCACATCTTGGCCGAGGTGGAGGCGCTGTGCGACCGCCTGACCATCATCCGTGGCGGGCGCACCGTCTCCAGCGGCACGCTGGCCGAGCTGCGCGCCGGCACGCTGACGTCCATCGAGTTCATCTCGGCGCAGGCCCCGCGTGAGCTGGCGCAGATCGATGGCGTCACCGAGCTCTCCCACGAGGAGCACGCCCAGGGGATCCGCACCACTCTGTTCACCACCCACGCCGCGCTGCCCGCCACCGTCGCTGCCCTCAGCACCGCCGCACCCCGTGATCTGGCCGTGCACCCGCCGAGCCTGGAGCAGCTCTTCCTCGAGCACTACCAGGACCCCACCGCCGCAGATGGGGCCGAGGTGCCCCGATGA
- a CDS encoding ABC transporter permease: MSTRLRGLTTGAAGLTRLGLRTGGIGLLLIVVVAAGLVTLTAASIAVLYDDPGERLVYAETIGASPAALAFNGRGYGLETIGGISALEVGFMGQLLFPLLAMHVAVKHTRREEEAGRTEVLTAGQVGRLAPLASGAILLAGTCLAICALMLTGLVAVGVPTAASAWYATSVALVMAFFGAAGLLLGQLAQSARTAYLMGLGLLTGVYLLRALVDGLGWDAVWLSPLGWLPEVRAFAEPQAWPLLAYAASGAALLTGAVVIARGRDLGAGVLTPRPGPARARPTLATVPGLTWRMMQGPTLTWTVIAVLWAACFGALSQEMSELIDANPNLVEALGVGSGVDIVTSLAVVVICLAATAVAAQGAGRLSTEESSGRLGALLATRVPRLRLWLGWWAVVTALSLAVLALGTASLGLATWAVTGDSAAVGHALGVGAGYAVPVAFVAAVAALLGAAAPQLAGLIWLLVGWIVVVGFLAETLRLPGWARDLSPLHLVGTLPREDPALTAVLGLGAGAVVAFAVSALTIRRRDLRAG, encoded by the coding sequence ATGAGCACCCGTCTGCGAGGCCTGACGACCGGCGCCGCGGGCCTGACCCGGCTGGGGCTGCGCACCGGCGGGATCGGCCTTCTTCTGATCGTGGTCGTGGCCGCCGGCCTGGTCACGCTGACGGCCGCCAGCATTGCGGTGCTGTACGACGACCCCGGCGAACGGCTCGTGTACGCCGAGACCATCGGCGCCTCGCCGGCCGCGTTGGCTTTCAACGGCCGCGGCTACGGGCTGGAGACCATCGGCGGGATCTCCGCACTCGAGGTCGGTTTCATGGGCCAACTGTTGTTCCCGCTGCTGGCCATGCATGTGGCAGTGAAGCACACGCGCCGCGAGGAGGAGGCGGGGCGCACCGAGGTGCTCACCGCCGGGCAGGTGGGCCGCCTGGCCCCGCTCGCGTCCGGCGCGATCCTGCTCGCCGGGACGTGCCTGGCCATTTGCGCCCTCATGCTCACCGGGCTGGTGGCGGTCGGCGTGCCCACCGCGGCCTCGGCCTGGTATGCGACGAGTGTCGCGCTGGTCATGGCCTTCTTCGGGGCCGCCGGACTGCTGCTCGGGCAGCTCGCCCAGTCCGCCCGCACCGCCTACCTGATGGGCCTGGGCCTGCTCACCGGCGTCTACCTGCTGCGCGCGCTGGTCGACGGGCTCGGTTGGGACGCCGTGTGGCTCAGCCCGCTGGGTTGGCTGCCCGAGGTCCGTGCCTTCGCCGAGCCGCAGGCCTGGCCGCTGCTCGCCTATGCCGCGAGCGGGGCGGCCCTGCTGACCGGAGCGGTGGTCATCGCCCGCGGCCGCGATCTGGGCGCCGGGGTGCTCACTCCTCGGCCAGGGCCCGCGCGGGCCCGGCCGACGCTGGCCACCGTGCCGGGGCTGACCTGGCGGATGATGCAGGGACCGACGCTCACCTGGACGGTGATCGCGGTGCTGTGGGCCGCCTGCTTCGGCGCGCTCAGTCAGGAGATGTCCGAGCTGATCGACGCGAACCCCAACCTGGTTGAGGCTCTGGGCGTGGGCAGCGGGGTCGACATCGTCACCAGCCTGGCCGTGGTGGTTATCTGCTTGGCGGCTACTGCGGTGGCAGCGCAGGGTGCGGGCCGGCTGAGCACTGAGGAGTCATCCGGACGGCTGGGGGCGCTACTGGCCACCCGGGTGCCGCGGCTGCGGCTGTGGCTTGGCTGGTGGGCCGTGGTCACCGCACTGTCCCTAGCGGTGTTGGCGCTGGGCACCGCGAGTCTGGGCTTGGCGACCTGGGCGGTGACTGGTGATTCCGCCGCCGTGGGCCATGCGCTCGGAGTCGGCGCCGGGTACGCCGTGCCGGTGGCTTTCGTGGCTGCGGTGGCCGCCCTGCTGGGTGCGGCGGCGCCGCAGCTGGCAGGACTGATCTGGCTCCTGGTCGGGTGGATCGTCGTGGTCGGCTTCCTGGCCGAGACGCTGCGCCTGCCCGGTTGGGCCCGAGACCTCTCCCCGCTGCACCTGGTGGGCACGTTGCCGCGGGAGGACCCTGCGCTGACGGCCGTGCTGGGACTGGGCGCGGGCGCCGTGGTGGCCTTCGCAGTTTCGGCGCTGACCATCCGACGGCGCGACCTGCGCGCGGGCTGA
- a CDS encoding DUF1905 domain-containing protein: MDFTFDAELWRWEVRTDTWTFVSLPAEVADEILHLAGPIERGFGSLRVEVTVGGTVWRTSIFPSDETYVLPIKKAVRTAERLAIGETVSLRLRLVDLEAAGEAGPGRHQP, from the coding sequence ATGGACTTCACCTTCGACGCCGAGCTGTGGCGGTGGGAGGTGCGCACCGACACGTGGACCTTCGTGTCCCTGCCGGCCGAGGTTGCGGACGAGATCCTGCATCTGGCCGGGCCGATTGAGCGCGGCTTCGGGTCGCTGCGGGTGGAGGTGACCGTGGGCGGCACGGTGTGGCGCACCTCGATCTTCCCTTCGGATGAGACCTACGTGCTGCCGATCAAGAAGGCGGTGCGTACCGCAGAGCGCCTGGCGATCGGCGAGACGGTGTCGTTGCGCCTGCGCCTGGTGGATCTGGAGGCCGCCGGCGAGGCGGGGCCGGGGCGCCACCAGCCATAA
- a CDS encoding GNAT family N-acetyltransferase, whose protein sequence is MHFGIGDLTAEDVTALLREHLVDMYATSPPESVHALSTDALRDPAVSFYTARSEDGALLGCGAIKRLSAQAAELKTMRTVRAARGRGVGSAMLRHLVGVARERGYATVYLETGSMDYFAAARRLYARHGFVETGPFGDYTPDPMSIFMRLELGSPAPQEKLSHKPA, encoded by the coding sequence GTGCACTTCGGGATCGGGGATCTGACAGCAGAGGACGTCACAGCGCTATTGCGCGAGCATCTGGTGGACATGTACGCGACCTCGCCGCCGGAGAGCGTGCACGCGCTGAGTACCGACGCGCTCCGGGATCCTGCGGTCAGCTTCTACACCGCGCGCAGCGAGGACGGCGCACTGTTGGGCTGCGGCGCGATCAAGCGCCTCAGTGCGCAGGCCGCCGAACTCAAGACCATGCGCACGGTCCGGGCGGCGCGCGGGCGCGGCGTGGGGTCCGCGATGCTGCGGCACCTGGTGGGCGTTGCCCGCGAGCGGGGCTACGCCACCGTGTACCTGGAGACCGGCTCGATGGACTACTTCGCCGCGGCTCGACGGCTGTATGCCCGCCATGGTTTCGTCGAGACCGGCCCCTTCGGTGACTACACGCCGGATCCGATGAGCATCTTCATGAGGTTGGAGCTCGGATCACCGGCTCCGCAAGAAAAGCTCTCGCACAAGCCGGCGTGA
- a CDS encoding VOC family protein, producing MVSFISHTTIDCQNAFQLSEWWKQVLGYVDVADDPNEPGHEACMIVRPDGGHSLLFLEVPDKKQDKNRIHLDLRPEEGTRDEELDRLRALGATEVADHRGKYGPGSGWVVLADPEGNEFCILRSEAEVAEQAG from the coding sequence ATGGTTTCCTTCATCTCCCATACGACGATCGACTGCCAGAACGCCTTCCAGCTCTCCGAGTGGTGGAAGCAGGTGCTGGGTTATGTCGATGTTGCTGACGACCCGAACGAGCCCGGTCACGAGGCGTGCATGATCGTCCGGCCCGACGGCGGCCACTCTCTGCTGTTCCTCGAGGTGCCCGACAAGAAGCAGGACAAGAACCGGATCCACCTCGATCTCCGGCCTGAAGAAGGGACACGTGACGAGGAGCTGGACCGGCTGCGCGCACTGGGGGCCACGGAGGTGGCCGACCATCGCGGCAAGTACGGGCCCGGCAGCGGCTGGGTGGTGCTCGCCGACCCGGAGGGCAACGAGTTCTGCATCCTCCGCAGCGAGGCCGAGGTGGCCGAGCAGGCGGGGTGA